Proteins encoded together in one Acipenser ruthenus chromosome 40, fAciRut3.2 maternal haplotype, whole genome shotgun sequence window:
- the LOC117397326 gene encoding uncharacterized protein LOC117397326, with amino-acid sequence MKPAPAWSCLLFILCVKSCTSSSLSSDSRQGSCSPGTNCTGEGSNHSQCQAGFYCPEGSAAPVPCPRGSFGPAEAAVSADGCLECPVDYFNHLEGQAACFTCGSEARQPQQGQESCLCLGEGQEFQFLQVSDSQCPCVSGYTPAGQDSRLCVQQLYEICRDGSTRNQEGACLTQEQWTEYCALQVCSSPSDYRGYDKALGLCLCGAEDVDTVCDRECRRRQRHIIQLLCRETFQLQISDNGNKVKTSVSTIETFTSSWDSISAQKCALKKDYAVPVYLVQTNGNAPHYNNTAGGNDTLGGADKHPTPQPDFQFAGILNPTVCLSLGDVLVFTVSKEHYPVYDVGNLLNTNSRFDWGGFRALAEEMSLSHAASKLFSFPFTQPGVYVLKLNSNQHKKMYLRVMPVGGQCYEEGPFFPTVPRHVIRIGIARASTASLLLRPDWLVIVGLLIGALVIFSVCVTLLILFREFGWPEKKPADPKYRKLHLKYNFDDYSSKGSTVLTLKKLHRSLQRQECEEELGNRAAQVDEFWDYEQQIDLEAFDTNLFYGILLKHTVSVTTRLSQLKDEVKVLYQKTLRETESLKELLVSWTNLSGNGKLASTAVLESFERKRREVEAEVGRRKALAVEFGRLLEKQLQLLAEDWRSREEHHVSFSAALLEAQRLLEQLCELEGRASLSEQLCEEEEGRASLLTRRLASLLAQMSGEVTQECQRLRAWGVLGDGTGAHLLSSSKAEILTREDLLAPDGTVRACDVVHVDPLTGLIVPNADAQMLSAGGSPVPVPRDLCVNPHTGKLLPIAGNVAFDPVRSTLVFTADCSAGELSKWEEPLIPFVPFPVCSRTGLPVKCILGGLDPGRDLKLGGPMADPATGAPVPTLGVTIHPQTGRVHPLGGTYVSPLTKLLESIEIGGVMVHRHTGRVVPIIGVSLDPHSGCVIPVGGVLSPSGAPLLLGDTFTEPLSGRTARISGASLQGAQVVPHGGGYQASLDALTLACRVRVTACLNQCRDSVSLGLASLQEHSLLKESTRELALACRRSQQCLVHAACELERQRERARSLADSGGSWGLMKYPGTQLLLPAVAGVGYPDPGGSGLEVPLLGVQGDGSRGELVPLAGTMEDPDGKGLVPISIGARAVDPVTGEIAPVVGACFDPCRNTVVPITQTYSRSLSGKTSLQLVDLLEREMKLRDEYWKDQRQKEEELLRGLSSLLQDYCTTNARGGLEKARWKDHIIELKRLCVGLQGSSLDETQRRALQASDLSFAMPSKVISIVTKVFPLRSPLLSSVDREEGEQHLRFAAVFREMLEKVSQASDKMKQEEDRLRAQAQQSRRQPGEQDVNLNYRKVHRRLLKDSWETLLRRQAGVDVALCRLLYLRELSRLHAVTGKTLLSGSSYWSGDYQMIRHQPSEKPQRASEAKQRELIPLLEQLLPLLEENRALRLSPGTPRPASDHSSTPSHRLISERSASETSSRAWTTSVPADKGLAEEKQVCL; translated from the exons ATGAAGCCGGCCCCAGCCTGGAGCTGCTTGCTCTTTATATTGTGTGTGAAGTCCTGCACTTCATCCAGCCTGAGCTCAGACTCCAGGCAGGGAAGCTGTAGCCCTGGAACCAACTGCACAGGAGAGGGAAGCAACCACAGCCAGTGCCAAGCAG GGTTTTACTGTCCAGAAGGAAGTGCAGCTCCAGTCCCGTGTCCCAGAGGCAGCTTTGGCCCCGCTGAAGCAGCAGTGAGTGCAGACGGCTGTCTCGAGTGTCCTGTCGACTACTTCAATCACCTGGAGGGCCAGGCAGCTTGCTTTACCTGCGGCTCGGAGGCCAGGCAGCCCCAACAGGGGCAGGAGAGCTGCCTGTGCCTGGGAGAAGGCCAGGAGTTCCAG TTCCTGCAGGTCAGTGACAGTCAGTGCCCCTGTGTCTCAGGGTACACACCGGCAGGGCAGGACTCCAGGCTCTGTGTGCAGCAGCTCTATGAGATCTGCAGGGACGGGAGCACCAGGAACCAGGAGGGGGCCTGCCTTACCCAGGAGCAGTGGACAGAGTACTGTGCACTCCAG gtctgctcctctccctctgactaTCGGGGTTATGATAAAGCCCTGGGGCTGTGCTTGTGTGGAGCTGAAGACGTGGACACTGTGTGCGACAGAGAGTGCCGGAGGAGGCAGAGACACATCATCCAGCTCCTCTGCAGAGAAACCTTCCAGCTGCAGATCAGTGACAACGGAAACAAG GTGAAGACGTCAGTCAGCACCATCGAAACCTTCACAAGCAGCTGGGATTCTATCAGCGCGCAGAAATGTGCTCTGAAGAAGGACTACGCTGTGCCAGTGTACCTCGTACAAACAAACG gAAACGCCCCTCACTACAATAACACAGCGGGGGGAAACGACACTCTCGGTGGGGCTGATAAACATCCCACACCCCAGCCAGACTTCCAGTTTGCAGGGATTTTAAACCCCACGGTGTGCCTGAGTCTTGGAGACGTCCTCGTATTCACTGTGTCGAAGGAACACTATCCTGTTTACGATGT CGGTAATCTGCTCAACACTAACAGCAGGTTTGACTGGGGAGGATTCAGAGCGCTGGCAGAGGAGATGAGTCTCTCACACGCTGCCTCAAAGCTGTTCTCCTTCCCCTTCACCCAGCCCGGGGTGTATGTGCTGAAACTGAACAGCAACCAGCATAAGAAGATG TACCTCAGAGTGATGCCTGTGGGAGGCCAGTGTTACGAGGAAGGCCCGTTCTTCCCGACTGTTCCTCGGCATGTGATCCGAATCGGTATCGCCCGGGCCAGCACAGCCAGCCTCCTGCTCAGACCAGACTGGCTCGTCATCGTGGGCCTGCTGATCGGAGCTCTTGTCATCTTCAGTGTCTGCGTGACGCTGCTG attttattCAGGGAGTTTGGATGGCCTGAAAAGAAACCTGCAGACCCAAAGTATAGGAAACTGCATCTCAAATACAACTTTGACGATTATTCTTCGAAAGGATCCACGGTCCTCACTTTGAAAAAGCTCCATCGCAGTCTGCAGAGACAGGAGTGCGAAGAGGAGCTGGGAAACAGAGCTGCACAAG TCGATGAGTTCTGGGACTACGAGCAGCAGATTGACTTGGAAGCGTTTGACACCAATCTGTTCTACGGAATTCTGCTGAAGCACACTGTCTCCGTGACAACAAGACTCAGCCAGCTCAAAGACGAG GTGAAAGTCTTATATCAGAAAACGCTCAGGGAAACAGAGTCCCTGAAGGAGCTCTTGGTGAGCTGGACTAACCTCTCTGGAAATGGAAAGCTAGCCAGTACTGCGGTGCTGGAGAGCTTTGAAAGAAAGCGCCGGGAG GTGGAGGCGGAGGTGGGCCGCAGGAAGGCCCTGGCTGTGGAGTTTGGCCGGCTCCTGGAGAAACAGCTGCAGCTGCTGGCTGAGGACTGGAGGAGCCGAGAGGAGCACCATGTGAGCTTCAGTGCTGCCCTGCTGGAGGCTCAGCGGCTGCTGGAGCAGCTCTGTGAGCTGGAGGGCCGGGCTAGCCTGTCGGAGCAGctctgtgaggaggaggagggccgGGCCAGCCTGTTGACCCGGCGCCTGGCCTCTCTGCTTGCCCAGATGTCAGGGGAGGTGACACAGGAGTGCCAGAGACTGAGAGCCTGGGGAGTGCTGGGGGATGGCACTGGGGCTCATCTCTTATCAAGCAGCAAAGCAGAGATCCTGACAAGAGAGGACCTGCTGG CTCCTGACGGGACAGTGCGAGCCTGTGATGTGGTCCACGTTGACCCCCTGACCGGACTGATCGTCCCGAATGCTGATGCTCAGATGCTGTCAGCCGGGGGCTCCCCCGTGCCGGTGCCCCGGGACCTCTGTGTGAACCCTCACACCGGGAAGCTCTTACCTATCGCAGGTAACGTGGCCTTCGACCCCGTGAGATCCACTCTGGTCTTCACTGCAGACTGCTCAGCAG GCGAGCTCAGTAAATGGGAGGAGCCTCTCATCCCCTTTGTTCCGTTTCCGGTGTGCAGCAGGACCGGGCTGCCAGTGAAATGTATTCTGGGAGGATTAGACCCTGGGAGGGACCTGAAGCTCGGGGGGCCCATGGCAGATCCAGCAACAGGGGCTCCAGTGCCCACACTGGGGGTCACTATTCACCCTCAGACTGGCCGTGTGCACCCCCTGGGAGGCACCTACGTCAGCCCGCTCACAAAGCTGCTGGAGTCCATTGAGATCGGAGGGGTCATGGTGCACCGCCACACTGGACGTGTGGTTCCTATCATCGGAGTGAGCCTGGATCCCCACTCCG GTTGTGTAATTCCAGTCGGCGGGGTGCTCAGTCCCTCCGGCGCCCCCCTGCTCCTGGGAGACACTTTCACGGAGCCCCTGAGTGGGAGGACAGCCCGGATCTCCGGGGCCAGCCTCCAGGGGGCACAGGTGGTGCCGCACGGAGGGGGCTACCAGGCCTCACTGGACGCCCTGACGCTGGCCTGCAGGGTGCGAGTGACAGCCTGTCTGAATCAGTGCAGAGACTCTGTGAGTCTGGGGCTGGCCTCTCTGCAGGAGCACAGCTTGCTGAAGGAATCGACGAGGGAGCTGGCTCTGGCTTGCAGAAGAAGCCAGCAGTGCCTCGTACACGCTGCGTGCGAGCTGGAGCGACAGCGCGAGCGTGCCAGGAGCCTGGCAGACAGCGGCGGGAGCTGGG GGCTGATGAAGTATCCAGGGACACAGCTGCTCCTCCCCGCTGTGGCTGGAGTGGGGTACCCCGACCCAGGGGGCTCAGGCCTGGAGGTGCCCCTCCTGGGGGTGCAGGGAGATGGGAGCAGGGGGGAGCTGGTCCCTCTCGCAGGAACCATGGAGGATCCAGATGGGAAAG GGCTTGTTCCTATCAGTATTGGAGCCAGGGCTGTGGACCCGGTTACTGGGGAAATTGCTCCAGTCGTGGGGGCTTGCTTTGACCCCTGCAGAAACACTGTGGTGCCCATAACTCAAACCTACAGCCGCTCtctgagtggaaaaacaagcTTACAACTG GTGGATTTGCTGGAAAGGGAAATGAAGTTAAGAGATGAATACTGGAAGGACCAAAGGCAGAAAGAAGAAGAACTCCTAAGAGGCTTGAGCTCTTTACTGCAGGATTACTGCACCACTAACGCAAGGGGCGGGCTGGAGAAG gcTCGCTGGAAGGATCACATCATTGAACTCAAAAGGCTGTGTGTTGGGCTGCAGGGGTCCTCTCTGGATGAGACACAGAGAAGGGCATTGCAAGCATCGGATCTGTCCTTCGCAATGCCGTCAAAAGTCATCTCCATCGTGACTAAAG TTTTTCCTCTCAGATCTCCACTCCTCTCCTCAGTTGACAGGGAGGAAGGGGAGCAGCACCTCCGCTTTGCAGCTGTGTTCAGGGAGATGCTGGAGAAGGTAAGCCAGGCTTCAGACAAGATGAAGCAGGAGGAGGACAGACTGAGAGCCCAGGCCCAGCAGAGCAGGAGGCAGCCGGGAGAGCAGGATGTGAATCTCAATTACAGGAAG GTGCACAGACGCTTGCTGAAGGACTCTTGGGAGACCCTGCTGAGGAGACAGGCTGGTGTAGACGTGGCTCTGTGCAGGCTGCTGTACCTGCGGGAGCTGTCCCGCCTGCACGCCGTCACAGGGAAG ACCCTGTTATCTGGATCATCGTATTGGTCTGGCGATTATCAAATGATCCGCCACCAACCCAGTGAAAAACCCCAGAGAGCTTCAGAAGCAAAGCAGCGGGAGCTGATCCCCTTACTGGAGCAGCTGCTGCCCTTGCTGGAAGAGAACAGAGCACTCCGCCTCTCCCCTGGGACCCCCCGGCCAGCATCCG ATCACTCCAGCACACCGTCACACCGTCTCATTTCAGAGAGGAGTGCTTCGGAAACATCATCCAGAGCTTGGACTACCTCTGTCCCAGCAGACAAGG GTCTGGCCGAGGAGAAGCAGGTCTGCCTCTGA
- the LOC131708123 gene encoding zona pellucida-like domain-containing protein 1, translating into MLCLCVSLAALVLPHYAAAQYNCSAALQRTPVNDDMTVVCGPQFITMTVNLCTALYAGFDPTGLAVNSRQNDSQCKGLIDSTVTPPVIRYSLPVNGTLDNICSNSIQIVNEGAGTGFLSSFSNIQSVVISGYIDTRQSSSGLISYSTDLYYGFSCRYPLEYILNNTQIITSSVSVAVNGNNGTFISTLSMKLYNDSSYTYPLSVPETGIPLKTKVFVQVRASNLTASFHVLLDHCFATPDPFNMTLTERHDFFIGCSKDNQTTIIQNGDGLTSQFRFDAFRFLQHRDRKVSSIYLHCVTRLCQPSTCKELKAACTNTTRRRRDAETQPLGSTETVTVSAGPIFTKELDTLGEISAQQSVYHETLQETLTGLVVGVVFAVLLAVAAVLGGWFMFKKYHVGARKPGLEGYPNQGFN; encoded by the exons atgttgtgtctgtgtgtctcgcTGGCTGCCCTGGTCCTTCCCCATTACGCAGCAGCCCAGTACAACTGCAGTGCAGCGCTACAGAGAACCCCAG TCAATGATGATATGACAGTGGTTTGCGGACCGCAGTTCATTACAATGACTGTGAACCTGTGCACGGCGCTCTATGCTGGCTTTGACCCCACGGGACTGGCTGTGAACAGCCGGCAGAATGACTCTCAGTGCAAGGGACTCATCGACTCCACAGTCACTCCTCCAGTCATCAGATACAGCCTCCCTGTCAATGGCACCCTGGATAATATCTGCAGCAACAGCATTCAG ATCGTGAACGAGGGTGCAGGGACTGGCTTTCTCAGCTCCTTCTCAAACATCCAGTCAGTTGTCATCAGCGGCTACATCGACACGCGCCAGTCCTCCAGCGGGCTGATCAGCTACTCCACAGACCTGTACTACGGCTTCTCCTGCCGCTACCCTCTGGAATACATCCTGAACAACACACAGATCATCAC GTCCTCAGTGTCTGTGGCTGTGAATGGCAACAATGGTACCTTCATCAGCACGTTAAGCATGAAGCTGTATAAT GACTCTTCCTACACCTATCCACTGTCAGTCCCTGAAACCGGCATCCCTCTGAAGACTAAGGTCTTTGTGCAAGTCAGGGCCAGCAACCTCACTGCAAG TTTCCATGTTCTGCTGGATCACTGCTTCGCCACGCCGGATCCTTTCAACATGACGTTAACCGAACGCCACGACTTTTTCATCGG CTGCTCCAAAGATAACCAGACGACCATCATACAGAACGGGGACGGCCTGACTTCTCAGTTCCGCTTCGATGCCTTTCGATTCCTGCAGCACAGGGACAGGAAAGTATCCAGCATCTACCTGCACTGTGTGACCAGACTGTGCCAGCCCTCCACCTGCAAGGAGCTCAAAGCG GCCTGCACTAACACTACAAGAAGGAGGCGTGATGCTGAGACACAGCCCTTGGGCTCAACAGAGACCGTCACTGTTTCCGCTGGACCCATCTTCACCAAAGAGCTCG ACACTCTGGGTGAGATCTCTGCTCAGCAGTCTG TTTACCACGAGACATTGCAGGAAACTCTGACCGGCCTGGTTGTTGGCGTCGTTTTCGCTGTCCTGCTGGCGGTCGCTGCGGTCCTGGGAGGCTGGTTCATGTTCAAGAAATATCACGTGGGAGCAAGAAAACCAGGACTGGAGGGATACCCCAACCAGGGCTTCAACTGA